In Porphyromonas cangingivalis, a genomic segment contains:
- a CDS encoding acyl-CoA thioesterase, giving the protein MKKLPEKKYAYLIEMKVRDYECDLQGVVNNANYQRYMEHARHEFLETLGDNFSRMHDNGYDAMVARVEIDYKKSLRSGDHFFVGLNLHKQGPKLIFEQDVINCGTMEIAAKGKISVVVVKDGVLTRGEYLDEMIADYVTKA; this is encoded by the coding sequence ATGAAGAAACTGCCTGAAAAGAAGTATGCTTACCTCATCGAAATGAAGGTGAGAGACTACGAATGTGACTTGCAGGGGGTGGTGAACAATGCAAACTATCAGAGGTATATGGAGCATGCTCGTCACGAATTTTTAGAGACCCTTGGGGATAATTTTTCCAGAATGCACGATAATGGTTATGACGCCATGGTGGCACGTGTGGAGATCGACTACAAAAAGTCTTTGCGCAGCGGTGATCACTTTTTTGTGGGACTTAATCTGCACAAGCAAGGGCCGAAGTTGATCTTCGAACAAGATGTCATCAACTGTGGCACGATGGAGATCGCAGCCAAGGGAAAGATCTCTGTCGTCGTTGTCAAGGATGGTGTACTTACCAGAGGTGAGTATCTCGATGAGATGATCGCTGATTATGTGACGAAGGCATAA